The stretch of DNA CCGCCAGAAGCTGGCGCCGCTGGTCGAGCGCGACAGCGCCGGCCGCTACCGCGAGCCCGACGGCAGCGTGCGCCTGGCCGCGCAGCAGGCGCTGGACACGCTGCAGGGCGACCAGCGCCGCGCCGAAGTGATCGGCAACCTGTTCGCCGGCCTGAGCCTGGGCAGCGTGCTGCTGCTGGCCGCGCTTGGCCTGGCCATCACCTATGGCCTGATCGGCGTGATCAACATGGCGCACGGCGAATTCCTGATGATCGGCGCCTATGCCACCTACGTGGTGCAGTCGCTGTTCCGCGCCTACGCGCCGGGCGCGCTGGACTGGTATCTGCCCGCGGCGCTGCCGGCTTCGTTCCTGGCAGCCGCGGTGGTGGGCTTCGTGCTGGAACGGCTGGTGCTGCGCCACCTGTACGGGCGCCCGCTGGAAACGCTGCTGGCCACCTTCGGCGTGAGCCTGCTGCTGATGCAGGCGGTGCGCACGCTGTTCGGCGCGCAGAACGTCGAAGTGTCCAATCCCGCCTGGATGAGCGGCGGCTTCGAATGGCTGCCGGGGCTGGTGATCCCGTATAACCGCGTGGTCATCATCCTGTTCGCGCTGGCGGTGGTGGCGGTGGCGTGGGCGGTGCTCAACCGCACGCGGCTGGGGCTGTTCGTGCGCGCCACCACGCAGAACCGGACCATGGCCGCGTGCGTGGGCGTGCGCACCTGGAAGGTCGACAGCTACGCCTTTGCCTTCGGCGCCGGCATCGCTGGCCTCGGCGGCTGCGCGCTGTCGCAGATCGGCAATGTCGGCCCCGACCTGGGCCAGGCCTACATCATCGATTCGTTCATGGTGGTGGTGCTGGGCGGGGTGGGGCAGCTGGCCGGCACCATCGTCGGCGCCTTCGGGCTGGGCATTCTCAACAAGTTCATCGAACCCTTCTATGGCGCGGTACTGGCCAAGATCCTGGTCCTGGTGCTGATCGTGCTGTTTATCCAGAAGCGGCCGCAGGGACTGTTCGCGCTCAAGGGGCGCAGCGCGGAGGCATGATGCAGCGATACCAACCTGATTCTTCCGCCGCACCGTTCCGGCTGGCCGTGCCGGAACGCCAGTCGCTGTTCTCGCCGCGCGGCTGGATGGCGCTGGCGGCGCTGACCGTGATCGTCGGCATCGGCGTGCCGGTGTGCGCGCTGCTCGTGCCGGAGGGCCACCCGCTGCACCTGTCGGCGTATGCGCTGACGCTGGTCGGCAAGATCATGTGCTTTGCGCTGGCGGCGATCGCGCTCGACCTGGTGTGGGGCTACTGCGGCATCCTCAGTCTCGGTCATGGCCTGTTCTTCGCGCTGGGCGGCTATGCCATGGGCATGTACCTGATGCGTTCGATCGGGCGCGAAGGCGTGTACCAGAGCGACCTGCCGGACTTCATGGTGTTCCTCGACTGGAAGGAACTGCCGTGGTTCTGGCACGGCACCGACCACCTTGGCTATGCGCTGCTGCTGGTGGTGCTGGTGCCGGGCGTGCTGGCGTGGCTGTTCGGCTTCTTCGCCTTCCGCTCGCGCATCAAGGGCGTGTACCTGTCGATCATCACGCAGGCCATGACGTATGCGGCGATGCTGCTGTTCTTCCGCAACGAGACCGGCTTCGGCGGGAACAACGGCTTCACCGACTTCAAGCGCATCGCCGGCTTTGCCATCGCGGCGCCGCAGACGCGCACGGCGCTGTTCGTGCTGACCTTCCTGGCGCTGCTGGCCGGCTTCATCGCCTGCCGCTACATCGTCACCTCGAAGCTCGGCCGCGTGGTCACGGCGGTGCGCGACGCCGAGATGCGCGTGATGTTCTCGGGCTACAACCCGCTCGGCTACAAGCTGTTCGTGTGGACCTTCTCGGCGGTGCTGTGCGGCATCGCCGGCGCGCTGTACGTGCCGCAGGTCGGCATCATCAACCCGGGCGAGATGTCGCCCGGCAATTCGATCGAGATGGCGGTGTGGGTGGCCGTGGGCGGGCGCGGCACGCTGGTCGGGCCGGTGATCGGCGCGTTCGTGGTCAATGGCGCCAAGACGCTGTTCACCGCGCACTTCGCCGAATACTGGCTGTTCCTGCTGGGCGCGATGTTCGTGCTGGTGACGCTGTACCTGCCTGATGGCGTGACCGGCTTGTGGAAGCGCCTGCGCGAGCGCCGCACGCCGGCAGCGGCGCCGACCGCGCCGGAACCCGTTTCCACGCCCGCGGTAGCGGGCCGCACCGGAGGTGAAGCATGAACGCCGCACTCGGACACGGCCAGGCCGAAAGCGGCGATGCCACCGGGCTCGGCCGTGTGCTGGAGCCAGGCACCATCGATGTGTCGCACGGGCCGATCCTGTATCTGGAAGACGTTACCGTGCGGTTCGACGGCTTCCGCGCGCTGAACCAGCTGAACCTGTCGATCGACCACGGCGAGCTGCGCTGCGTGATCGGTCCCAACGGCGCGGGCAAGACCACGATGATGGATGTCATCACCGGCAAGACCGGGCCGCGCAATGCCAACGTCAGCGGGCGCGTGTTCCTCGGGCAGACCATCGACCTGATGCGCATGACCGAGCCGCGCATCGCGCAGGTGGGCATCGGCCGCAAGTTCCAGAAGCCGACCGTGTTCGAGCAGCACGCGGTGTGGGAAAACCTGGAGCTGGCGATGCAGGCCGACAAGCGCTGGTGGTCGTCGCTGCGCGCGCGGCTGACCGCGGCGGGGCATCGCCGCATCGAGGAGACGCTGGCGCTGACCGGCCTCGAGGCCGAGGCCTACCGGCCCGCCGGGCTGCTGTCGCACGGGCAGAAGCAGCGGCTGGAGATCGGCATGCTGCTGATGCAACAGCCGCAACTGCTGCTGCTCGACGAACCCGTCGCCGGCATGACCGATGAAGAGACCATGCAGCTCGCCAGCCTGCTCAATGGCCTGCGCGGCAGCTGCTCGATGATGGTGGTGGAACACGACATGGAGTTTGTCGCCGCGCTGGCCGGCGAGGCCGGCAAGGTCACGGTGCTGGCCGAGGGCAGCGTGCTGGCCGAAGGCACGCTCGACAGCGTCAAGCGCGACGAACGCGTGATCGAATCCTACCTGGGGAGATAGGCATGCTGCAGGTCAACGCACTGAACCAGTTCTACGGCGGCAGCCATATCCTGCGCAACGTTTCCTTCGAGGTGCCGGCGGGCAAGCTGACCACGCTGCTCGGCCGCAACGGCGTCGGCAAGAGCACGCTGCTGAAATGCCTGATGGGCGTGGTGCCGACGCGCAGCGGCAGCATCCACTGGGACGGCAAGCCGCTGGAGAAGAAGGCGCCGTACGAGCGCGTCGCCGCCGGACTGGCCTATGTGCCGCAGGGGCGCGAGATCTTCCCGCGGCTGACGGTCGAAGAGAACCTGCTGATCGGCGCCGCCAGCCGCGCGCGGCCGGCGGGCGTGCCGGAGCGCATCTACCAGTTGTTTCCGGTGCTGCGCACCATGCGCCTGCGCCGGGGCGGCGACCTGTCCGGCGGCCAGCAGCAGCAACTGGCGATCGGTCGCGCGCTGATGAGCGAGCCGGGCCTGCTGATCCTGGACGAACCGACCGAAGGCATCCAGCCCTCGATCATCCAGGACATCGGCCGCGCGTTGCGGCTGCTGGTCGACGAATTCGGCATGACGGTGCTGCTGGTCGAGCAGTACTACGAGTTCGCGCGGCACCTTGCCGACCACTATGTGGTGATGAGCCGCGGCGAAGTGGTGGCACGCGGCGCCGGCGCCAGCATGGAGCAGGACGGCGTGCGCGAGCTGATCGCCGTGTAGGGCGCGCGCAAGTTTGCCAGTTCATTCGTCCGCGATGCGCCATCCCGATTTTCCTTCGTCCCTCGCCATGCCGGCGGCCTGGCAGGCCACGCTGCAGCTGCGCTTTGCGCGGCGCGGCGAGCGCACCGTGCTGACCGGGCGGCGGCACCGCGGCCCGCTGCTGGTGCAGAAGGCGCTGTACCCGGAAGGGGGCATCTGCCACGCGGTGATCCTGCATCCCCCCGCCGGCGTGGCCGGCGGCGACAGCCTGGAGATCGACGTGGCGGTGGAGGCTGGCGCGCATGCGGTGCTGGCCACGCCGGGCGCCACCAAGTGGTACAAGTCGCTCGGCCGCGACGCGGCCCAGCGGGTGCGGCTGGCGGTGGGCGAGGGCGCGCGGCTGGACTGGCTGCCGCAGGAGAACATCGTCTTCGACGACGCGCGCGCGCGGATATCCACCGTGCTCGACGTCGCGCCGGGCGGCAGCGCGATCGGCTGGGATGCCGTGGTGCTCGGCAGGCAAGCATCGGGCGAGCAGTGGGCGCGCGGCGCGCTGTGGCTGGATACCCGCATCGGCGCCGGCGAGCGTGCGTTATGGATCGAACAATCGCAGATCGAGGCGGCATCGCCGCTGCGCCAGGCGGTGCCCGCGCTGGACGGGCTGAACGTGCTGGGCACGCTGTGGGCCGTGGGGGCAGGCGCCACGCAAGACCTTGCCGAAACGCTGGCCGGGCGGCTGCCTTATACGCCGGCGGTGCGCGCCGGCGTGACCTGCCTCGCCGCCAACGGCCAGTCGATGCTGCTGCTGCGCGTGCTGGGGCGGCACATGGAAGCGGTGCGCCACGTCATGACCGAGGCCTGGCAGGCGCTGCGCCTGCCGGTCCATGGCGTCGCGGCGCGCCCGCTGCGGCTGTGGGCGACGTAATCGCCCGGCACGCAATCGAACACGAAACAGGAACGAGAGATGGAACTGACGCCGCGCGAGAAAGACAAGCTGCTGATCTTCACCGCCGCGCTGCTGGCCGAGCGGCGCAAGGCCCGCGGGCTGAAGCTGAACTACCCGGAAGCGGTGGCGCTGATCACCGCCGCCATCATGGAGGGCGCGCGCGACGGCCGCACCGTGGCGGAGTTGATGCACGAAGGCACTACGGTACTGACGCGCGACGACGTGATGGACGGTATCGCCGAGATGATCCCGGAAATCCAGGTCGAAGCGACGTTTCCCGACGGCACCAAGCTGGTGACCGTGCACCATCCCATCGTCTGAGCCTTCGCCGCGACCAACGCTTCGAACAACTTATGCAACCGAGAGCCGACATGACCCGTATCGCCTGCCTGCGCCTTGCCCTTGGCGCCACCCTGACCGTTGCCGCCACCGCCGCGCTGGCGCACCCCGGCCACGATGCCGCCACCGTCGGCGCCAGCCTGTGGGCCGGCCTGGCGCATCCGTTCACCGGGGCCGACCACCTGCTGGCGATGGCCGCGGTGGGCGTATGGAGCGCACTGGTGGCGCGCTCCGCCGCCGATACGCTGCGTCTGCCGCTGGCCTTCGTGGGCTTGATGCTGGTGGGCGCCGCGCTCGGGCTCGCCGGCATGGCGCTGCCCGCGGTGGAGCCGATGATCGCGGCTTCGCTGCTGGTGATCGGGCTGCTGCTGGCGCTGCGCGCCAGTCTGCCGGCGTGGGCCGGCACGCTGCTGGTGGGCGGCTTTGCCGTGTTCCATGGCTATGCGCATGGGGCGGAATTGCCCGCCAGCGCCGGCGCGCTGGCGGCGGTGCTGGCCTATGTGGGCGGGTTTGCCGCGGCCACCATGGCGCTGCACCTGCTGGGCCTCGGCGCCGGCACGCTGCTGCGCCGCCGCGCCGGGTGGCTGGCGCGCGCGGCCGGAGCCGGCGTGGCGCTGTACGGCGCCGGCCTGCTGGTGGCCTGAGGAGGACCGCCATGATCCCCGGTGAACTGATGCCCGCCGACGGCGAGATCGCACTCAACGTCGGCCGCGCCACCGTGAGCGTGACGGTGGCCAATACCGGCGACCGGCCGATCCAGGTCGGCTCGCATTTCCACTTCTACGAAACCAATGCCGCGCTCGCGTTCGAGCGCGAGGCCGCGCGCGGCTTCCGCCTTAACATCGCCGCGGGCACCGCGGTGCGGTTCGAGCCCGGGCAGACCCGCACCGTGGAACTGGTGGCGCTGGCGGGCGACCGCATCGTCTACGGCTTCAACGGCAAGATCATGGGAGCGCTGTGATGGCATCGATCTCCAGGCAGGCCTATGCCGAGATGTTCGGCCCCACCACCGGCGACCGCCTGCGGCTGGCCGATACCGGCCTGATCATCGAAGTCGAGAAGGACTTCACCGTCTATGGCGAGGAAGTGAAGTTCGGCGGCGGCAAGGTGATCCGCGACGGCATGGGGCAGAGCCAGCGCATGGCCGGCGACTGCGTCGATACCGTGATCACCAATGCGCTGATCGTCGACCACTGGGGCATCGTCAAGGCCGATATCGGGCTCAAGCACGGGCGCATCGCGGCGATCGGCAAGGCCGGCAATCCCGACATCCAGCCCGGCGTCACCATCGTGGTCGGGCCCGGTACCGAGGTGATCGCGGCCGAGGGCATGATCGTCACCGCCGGGGGCATCGACAGCCATATCCACTTTATCTGCCCGCAGCAGATCGACGAGGCGCTGATGAGCGGCGTCACCACCATGATCGGCGGCGGCACCGGGCCCGCCACCGGCACCTTCGCCACCACCGTGACGCCGGGGCCGTGGTACATGGAGCGCATGCTGCAGGCGGCCGATGCCTACCCGATGAATATCGGGCTGCTGGGCAAGGGCAACGCCAGCCAGCCGGGGCCGATCCTGGAGCAGGTCGAAGCCGGCGCCATCGGCCTGAAGCTGCATGAAGACTGGGGCACCACGCCCGCGGCGATCGATACCTGCCTGTCGGTGGCCGACGCGACCGACACCCAGGTGGCGATCCACACCGATACGCTGAACGAGGCCGGCTTCGTCGAGACCACCATCGCCGCGTTCAAGGGCCGCACCATCCATACCTACCACACCGAGGGCGCGGGCGGCGGCCATGCGCCGGACATCATCAAGGTCTGCGGCGAGGCCAACGTGCTGCCCTCGTCGACCAACCCGACGCGCCCGTACACCATCAACACGCTGGACGAGCATCTCGACATGCTGATGGTGTGCCACCACCTGGACCCGGCGATCGCCGAGGACATTGCCTTCGCCGAAAGCCGCATCCGCCGCGAGACCATCGCCGCCGAGGACATCCTGCACGACCTCGGCGCGTTCTCGATGATCTCGAGCGATTCCCAGGCGATGGGGCGCGTCGGCGAAGTCATCCTGCGTACCTGGCAGACCGCGCACAAGATGGCGGCGCAGCGCGGCAAGCTGCCGGGCGACCCGCACGATGCGCGCGGCGGGCACGACAACTTCCGCGTCCGGCGCTATGTCGCCAAGTACACCATCAATCCGGCGCTGACCCATGGCATCGCGCACGAAGTGGGTTCGGTCGAAGTCGGCAAGTGGGCCGACCTGGTGCTGTGGCGGCCCGCGTTCTTCGGCGTCAAGCCCAGCCTGATCCTGAAGGGCGGCATGATCGCCGCGGCCGCAATGGGCGACCCCAATGCCTCGATCCCGACGCCGCAGCCGGTGCACTACCGGCCCATGTTCGCCGCGGCCGGCGGCGCGCTGCATCGGTCCTCGCTGACCTTCGTCTCGCAGGCGGCGCTGGCGGCCGGCATCGGCGAACGCTACGGACTGGCCAAGACCCTGGCCGCCGTGCGCGGCACCCGCACCGTCAGCAAGCGCGACATGGTCCACAACGACTGGCAGCCGCATGTCACGGTCGACCCGGAGACCTACCAGGTCGTCGCCGACGGCCAGCTGCTGACCTGCGAGCCCGCAACCGAGCTGCCGATGGCGCAGCGCTACTTCCTGTTCTGAACGGCCGCGGCCCGTGCCGCGGATATGCCCATGCTGAAGATCGATAAAGTCCTGGCCGCTCCGCACGGCATTGCCAGCGTGCTGGTGCGCCGCGCCCCCAAGCTGGTGCTGCCGTTCGCTGACCGCAGCAAGAGCCGCCTGCGCGCGGTGCTGGACAACGGCGCCGACGCCGCACTGTTCCTGCCGCGCGGCACCGTGCTGCGCGGCGGCGACCTGCTGGTGGCCGAAGACGGCAGCTTCGTCGAAGTCCAGGCCGCGGCCGAGTCCGTGCTGGAAGTGCGCGCGCAAGACCCGCACGCGCTGATGCGCGCGGCTTACCACCTCGGCAACCGCCACACGCCGGTGGAGATCGGGCGCGACTACCTGCGGCTCGAATACGACGCGGTGCTGGCCGACATGCTGCGGCGGCTGGGCATGCTTGCGGAGCGCGCCGAATTGCCGTTCGAGCCCGAAGCGGGCGCTTATGGCGGCGGGCACAAGCATGGGCATGACGCTACGTTCGCGGAGGATTATGCGGCGGCGCAGGCGGTGTTTGAAGAGCATCATGGGCACTCGCACTCGCACTCGCACTCGCACTCGCACTCGCATGCTCATGATGGCGAGCATGTCCATGGGGAGGGATCCATCGCGAAGCGAGGCGTCGTATGATGACCCACCTCCACCAACTCATCTCCCTCCTGCACCTCGCATCCCCCGCCTTGCCCATCGGCGGCTTCAGCTATTCGCAAGGTCTCGAAGCCGCGATCGAATGCGGCGTTGTGCATGACGCCACGACTGCCGAGCGCTGGATTCACGACAACCTGCGGCATGTCCAGGCGCAATGCGAGGCGCCGCTGTGGCTGCTGTTGCACCGCCACTGGCAGGCGGGCGACACCGCGCAGGTGCGGACCTGGAACGACTGGTTCCACGCCACCCGCGAGACCTCCGAGTTGCGGCTGGAGACCGAGCAGATGGGCTGGTCGCTGGCCCGCCTGATCGCGCAGATGGAGTGGGGCACGCCGACGATGCGCGACACGCTGGCCACGCTGTCGCCCGTATGCCTGCCGACCGCGTTCACCGCCGCCTGCGTGGCGCTGCAGATCGGTGCGCGCGATGGCCTGGCGGCCTACTGCTTCAACTGGGCCGAGAACCAGGTGGCCGCGGCGATCAAGGCGGTGCCGCTGGGGCAGGTGGCGGGGCAGCACATGCTGCGTCGACTGCATGGCGCCGTGCTCGATGCCGTCGATGAAGCCTGCCGCCGCGCCGAAGCCACGCCGCCGCAACTGTCGACGTTTTCACCGATGCTGGGACTGCTGTGCGCACGCCACGAAACGCAGTACTCC from Cupriavidus taiwanensis encodes:
- the urtB gene encoding urea ABC transporter permease subunit UrtB, yielding MRNPLSVPAMSWLRALLAALLLASAPWAVALTQADLKPLAEDDFDAKTAALSALANASPDEAGPILKALQDDALQYAPSAGMVRQDGDKLVDAITGKPVTVKADELESLTLNNSLRALVDSAASSLLLQSPDIAVRAQAVATLRDQPESASLAAVEAARKTEADAGLRASLDVIWANLVLAATPGPAARDARLEAIRILGRDSNPQSRQKLAPLVERDSAGRYREPDGSVRLAAQQALDTLQGDQRRAEVIGNLFAGLSLGSVLLLAALGLAITYGLIGVINMAHGEFLMIGAYATYVVQSLFRAYAPGALDWYLPAALPASFLAAAVVGFVLERLVLRHLYGRPLETLLATFGVSLLLMQAVRTLFGAQNVEVSNPAWMSGGFEWLPGLVIPYNRVVIILFALAVVAVAWAVLNRTRLGLFVRATTQNRTMAACVGVRTWKVDSYAFAFGAGIAGLGGCALSQIGNVGPDLGQAYIIDSFMVVVLGGVGQLAGTIVGAFGLGILNKFIEPFYGAVLAKILVLVLIVLFIQKRPQGLFALKGRSAEA
- the urtC gene encoding urea ABC transporter permease subunit UrtC, with the translated sequence MQRYQPDSSAAPFRLAVPERQSLFSPRGWMALAALTVIVGIGVPVCALLVPEGHPLHLSAYALTLVGKIMCFALAAIALDLVWGYCGILSLGHGLFFALGGYAMGMYLMRSIGREGVYQSDLPDFMVFLDWKELPWFWHGTDHLGYALLLVVLVPGVLAWLFGFFAFRSRIKGVYLSIITQAMTYAAMLLFFRNETGFGGNNGFTDFKRIAGFAIAAPQTRTALFVLTFLALLAGFIACRYIVTSKLGRVVTAVRDAEMRVMFSGYNPLGYKLFVWTFSAVLCGIAGALYVPQVGIINPGEMSPGNSIEMAVWVAVGGRGTLVGPVIGAFVVNGAKTLFTAHFAEYWLFLLGAMFVLVTLYLPDGVTGLWKRLRERRTPAAAPTAPEPVSTPAVAGRTGGEA
- the urtD gene encoding urea ABC transporter ATP-binding protein UrtD, which encodes MNAALGHGQAESGDATGLGRVLEPGTIDVSHGPILYLEDVTVRFDGFRALNQLNLSIDHGELRCVIGPNGAGKTTMMDVITGKTGPRNANVSGRVFLGQTIDLMRMTEPRIAQVGIGRKFQKPTVFEQHAVWENLELAMQADKRWWSSLRARLTAAGHRRIEETLALTGLEAEAYRPAGLLSHGQKQRLEIGMLLMQQPQLLLLDEPVAGMTDEETMQLASLLNGLRGSCSMMVVEHDMEFVAALAGEAGKVTVLAEGSVLAEGTLDSVKRDERVIESYLGR
- the urtE gene encoding urea ABC transporter ATP-binding subunit UrtE yields the protein MLQVNALNQFYGGSHILRNVSFEVPAGKLTTLLGRNGVGKSTLLKCLMGVVPTRSGSIHWDGKPLEKKAPYERVAAGLAYVPQGREIFPRLTVEENLLIGAASRARPAGVPERIYQLFPVLRTMRLRRGGDLSGGQQQQLAIGRALMSEPGLLILDEPTEGIQPSIIQDIGRALRLLVDEFGMTVLLVEQYYEFARHLADHYVVMSRGEVVARGAGASMEQDGVRELIAV
- a CDS encoding urease accessory protein UreD, with amino-acid sequence MRHPDFPSSLAMPAAWQATLQLRFARRGERTVLTGRRHRGPLLVQKALYPEGGICHAVILHPPAGVAGGDSLEIDVAVEAGAHAVLATPGATKWYKSLGRDAAQRVRLAVGEGARLDWLPQENIVFDDARARISTVLDVAPGGSAIGWDAVVLGRQASGEQWARGALWLDTRIGAGERALWIEQSQIEAASPLRQAVPALDGLNVLGTLWAVGAGATQDLAETLAGRLPYTPAVRAGVTCLAANGQSMLLLRVLGRHMEAVRHVMTEAWQALRLPVHGVAARPLRLWAT
- a CDS encoding urease subunit gamma gives rise to the protein MELTPREKDKLLIFTAALLAERRKARGLKLNYPEAVALITAAIMEGARDGRTVAELMHEGTTVLTRDDVMDGIAEMIPEIQVEATFPDGTKLVTVHHPIV
- a CDS encoding HupE/UreJ family protein codes for the protein MTRIACLRLALGATLTVAATAALAHPGHDAATVGASLWAGLAHPFTGADHLLAMAAVGVWSALVARSAADTLRLPLAFVGLMLVGAALGLAGMALPAVEPMIAASLLVIGLLLALRASLPAWAGTLLVGGFAVFHGYAHGAELPASAGALAAVLAYVGGFAAATMALHLLGLGAGTLLRRRAGWLARAAGAGVALYGAGLLVA
- a CDS encoding urease subunit beta translates to MIPGELMPADGEIALNVGRATVSVTVANTGDRPIQVGSHFHFYETNAALAFEREAARGFRLNIAAGTAVRFEPGQTRTVELVALAGDRIVYGFNGKIMGAL
- the ureC gene encoding urease subunit alpha, translated to MASISRQAYAEMFGPTTGDRLRLADTGLIIEVEKDFTVYGEEVKFGGGKVIRDGMGQSQRMAGDCVDTVITNALIVDHWGIVKADIGLKHGRIAAIGKAGNPDIQPGVTIVVGPGTEVIAAEGMIVTAGGIDSHIHFICPQQIDEALMSGVTTMIGGGTGPATGTFATTVTPGPWYMERMLQAADAYPMNIGLLGKGNASQPGPILEQVEAGAIGLKLHEDWGTTPAAIDTCLSVADATDTQVAIHTDTLNEAGFVETTIAAFKGRTIHTYHTEGAGGGHAPDIIKVCGEANVLPSSTNPTRPYTINTLDEHLDMLMVCHHLDPAIAEDIAFAESRIRRETIAAEDILHDLGAFSMISSDSQAMGRVGEVILRTWQTAHKMAAQRGKLPGDPHDARGGHDNFRVRRYVAKYTINPALTHGIAHEVGSVEVGKWADLVLWRPAFFGVKPSLILKGGMIAAAAMGDPNASIPTPQPVHYRPMFAAAGGALHRSSLTFVSQAALAAGIGERYGLAKTLAAVRGTRTVSKRDMVHNDWQPHVTVDPETYQVVADGQLLTCEPATELPMAQRYFLF
- the ureE gene encoding urease accessory protein UreE, whose protein sequence is MLKIDKVLAAPHGIASVLVRRAPKLVLPFADRSKSRLRAVLDNGADAALFLPRGTVLRGGDLLVAEDGSFVEVQAAAESVLEVRAQDPHALMRAAYHLGNRHTPVEIGRDYLRLEYDAVLADMLRRLGMLAERAELPFEPEAGAYGGGHKHGHDATFAEDYAAAQAVFEEHHGHSHSHSHSHSHSHAHDGEHVHGEGSIAKRGVV
- a CDS encoding urease accessory protein UreF, yielding MTHLHQLISLLHLASPALPIGGFSYSQGLEAAIECGVVHDATTAERWIHDNLRHVQAQCEAPLWLLLHRHWQAGDTAQVRTWNDWFHATRETSELRLETEQMGWSLARLIAQMEWGTPTMRDTLATLSPVCLPTAFTAACVALQIGARDGLAAYCFNWAENQVAAAIKAVPLGQVAGQHMLRRLHGAVLDAVDEACRRAEATPPQLSTFSPMLGLLCARHETQYSRLFRS